A window of Proteus columbae contains these coding sequences:
- a CDS encoding ParM/StbA family protein, whose protein sequence is MFVLGVDIGYSNLKLAIGQSGSEPKTIILPAGAGPADRMPERIGGGDDETCLYVSVDNERWAAGVPAGRLQGWERELHPEYPTTKTYKALFHAALLMAETESIDLVVTGLPVSQFHEPQRKSDLVQRLKGVHQVTPKRSITVHDVKVLPQPAGAYMDLVQTGGDLGLIEEGRVVVIDPGFFSVDWVALEAGEIRYSSSGTSLQAMSVLLETIDKLISEDHGAKVGMDRLEKAMRTGDLQVLLFGEKVDISPYLNAAMKKVAPVALTAMRQSMRDESINADLVLIAGGGALAYKEAAKEIFSRSKIIVPEQSVLANVRGFWFYGA, encoded by the coding sequence ATGTTTGTACTAGGCGTAGATATCGGTTACTCAAACCTGAAGCTGGCAATTGGCCAATCAGGTAGTGAACCGAAAACCATTATTCTACCTGCGGGTGCCGGTCCAGCGGATCGTATGCCGGAGCGTATCGGTGGAGGCGATGATGAAACTTGTTTGTATGTCTCTGTCGATAATGAGCGCTGGGCCGCTGGTGTTCCTGCTGGACGCCTTCAAGGCTGGGAACGAGAGCTTCACCCGGAATATCCCACCACAAAAACCTATAAGGCACTTTTTCATGCCGCCTTGTTAATGGCTGAAACAGAATCCATCGATTTGGTTGTCACTGGATTACCGGTTTCCCAGTTTCATGAACCACAACGTAAGTCTGACCTTGTGCAGCGTTTAAAAGGTGTCCATCAAGTGACGCCTAAGCGCAGCATCACCGTTCATGACGTCAAAGTACTACCACAGCCTGCCGGTGCCTATATGGATCTGGTTCAAACGGGTGGTGATCTGGGCTTGATTGAAGAAGGTCGTGTCGTCGTCATTGATCCCGGCTTCTTTTCTGTTGATTGGGTTGCCCTTGAGGCCGGAGAAATTCGCTACAGCTCATCAGGAACCAGTCTTCAGGCAATGTCCGTGCTACTGGAAACCATCGATAAGCTGATTTCGGAAGATCATGGTGCCAAAGTCGGAATGGATCGACTTGAAAAAGCCATGAGAACCGGCGACTTACAGGTCCTGCTATTTGGAGAAAAAGTCGATATTTCACCTTATCTGAATGCTGCCATGAAAAAGGTAGCGCCTGTTGCTCTTACAGCCATGCGTCAATCCATGCGTGACGAAAGCATTAATGCGGACTTGGTATTGATCGCCGGAGGTGGAGCCTTGGCTTATAAGGAAGCGGCCAAGGAGATTTTTTCACGAAGCAAGATCATCGTGCCTGAGCAGTCTGTTTTGGCGAACGTCCGAGGCTTCTGGTTTTATGGGGCATGA